tctctttctctctctctctctctctctctctctctctctctctctctctctctctctctctctctctctctctctctctctcctctctctctctctctctctctctctctctctctctctctctctctctctctctctctcctctctctctctctctctctctctctctctctccttctctctcgctctctctctctctctctctctctctctctctctctctctctctctctctctctctctctctctctctctctctctctctctccatctctcttctctctttctctcttctctctttctctctttctctctctctctctccatctctctttctctctctctccttctctctctcactctctatctctctctgtatctctctctctctttctctctctctctctctctctctctctctctctctctctctctctctctctctcatctatctgtctatctgtctcctttctctttctctctctccttctcgctctctctccttctctttctctctcattctctctctctctctctctctctctctctctctctctctctctctctctctctctctctctctctctctctctctctctctctctccctctctctctctctcttgtgtgtatatatgtgtatcatatcagtgaacatcccacacccacatttctctctctctctctctctctctctctctctctctctctctctctctctctctctctctctctctctctctctctctctctctctctctctcgccgtgtgtatgtgtgtgtctgcttgtttgtgtgcgtatttaaatttgtctgtctatatccctttctctttttccacttctgCGAATTATCTGAATTAATTTTCCACATTCACTCGGTAATTGTTCTGTGAAGCTGTTTATTTCttactctttatttgtttatttgtcctttcccctttctaaaTAATAACAGgttattacagtatatatatctgcaaagttattaattctttttttttattagccaAATGAAATAACAGGGAGGCAGTATATAAAATGCGTTATCTAAAAATTCTTATATTAGCTAAATACAGTATGTCTATTCGAACAGTTATTTATCTCTGTAGCTTTCATATTTGTTATCTCTTTTATTCCTAGTAAAATTAACCGAAAGACATTACAGGGaggcagtatataaatatattataggaAATATGTATTTCACTAAGAACAGTATTTTTATTCGAACCGTAATCTATCCCATCAgccttttatttcttgcttttttattccCAGCAGCAAATCCATTACTTGGTTCCGTCTAGAATGCATTATACGTCACAAAATACAGCAGGTAAGTCCATCCTCGCAGTTGCCAATTCCTTCGGCGTTTTATCCCTCGGTCTCTCCGCTCCCAGCAGAGAAGACCGGAGGGCGCAGCGAGCAGGACCGCCCCAGCGACAGAGGAATCCCGAGTCGAAGTCTTCCGCCGCAAACCGATGGGCGGGCGATGGGCCTCGGAGATGGAGGACGTCCCCCTCGAGTCGGTGGACCTCGAGGAAGTCGGCCTCAGGCTAGAGAAACGAAGGTCGGAGATCAGGCGTCGGTGCGAAACGTCCCTCTCGCCGGCGGAGCTGACGGAGGCGCCCAACAGCAGGGAGTTCCTCATCAACAGGGACTACGGCCTCGTGTGGTGCAACGCGTTCAAGGCCGCCTCCTCCACGGGGCTCTACAACTTCCTCCTGATGGCCGGGATCTCCCAGAAGGTCATAAAGGAGTCAAGGATGTCTCCCGTGGAGGTCGCCCCCAACCAGGCCTATCCGCGGCCGTCCGTCGAGGAGCTGGGCTCTGTCGTCGCTTCGGCCAACGCCACGGCCTTCCTCGTCGTCCGGGAGCCCTTCCAGCGCCTCCTGTCGGCCTTCAGGGACAAGATCGAGTCCAACCACCAGACATATTATCGGTAACTTGCGGCGAACTGAAATCGATAGATAActgatgaacaaatagataggtCATGTGTCTGTGTAGGgtggtatgtgcgtgtctgtgcacagacacgcacatgtatgtgagtttttccgtgtgtgtgtatataataaaaagaaagagggaaagcaaaCAGCAATTAGAGGAAAATAATCATTCTAATTTTAAATAATAGGCTTAGATCTCtgcgtatatacacaaatacatacatacaaacacacatatgcatacatacatatatacgtagtagtatatatatatatatatatatatatatatacatatatatgtgtgtgtgtgtgtgtgtatgtgtgtgtgtgtgtgtgtgtgtatatatatatatatatatatatatatatatatatatacatatatatatatacacatatatatatatgtacatatatacatacatacatatatatatacacatatatatacatatatatacatatatatataattatatatatatatatacatatatatatatatatatatatatatatatatatatatatatataccatctacATATGTAACGTTTCCTTTATCGTACTGACGAGAAGCCACAGGTGTAAAGCAAGTGTATCATCTTcagcttttatattttttatctcttcctctttgtttcttccgCCTGTCTAACTGcctccattcatacatacatacatacatacatacatacattcattcattcatacatacatacatatatatacatatatataatatgcatacatacatacatacacacacacacacatacaaactcacacacacacacacacacacacacacacacacacacacacacacacacacacatatatatatatatatatatatatatatatatatatatatatatatatatatatatacatatatatatatatatatatatatatatatacatacatacatatatatatatatatatacatacatacatatatatatatatatatatatatatatacatacatacatatatatatatatatatatatatatatatatatatacatacatacatatatatatatatatatatatatatatatatacacacacacacacacacacacataatatagttTTTAATGTGTTTTGCCTGAGAAAAGAACCGGGTGTTCCTTTCCTGGTGGAAGGATCAACGTCCTGAGATACAATCTAGAAAGCAGCTGTACTTGCCAATGCATAATCACTTTTGTAATCCAAAATATGATGCACAAACGCATCACTGACTTACATCTTTGTTAAACTTTTTCCGTTCAACACTCTCTGCTGTACAACCGGTCCTCAGCTTGAGATGTTTCGTGGCATTCAAAAGCCTTTGGTGTATAGATTCTGAAATAATTCGTTAATTCAAGCTTTCATCTACAACATGGACGTCGATATGCACCTCATTCATGAAATAGAGTCAATATATCGATGTTCATGCCAAAGATGAAGGTTTAGATTattcaaaacatttaataaacgcattCAAATCTTCCATTATTAATTGATAGCTCTGTGTAatcgaaggagagagaataagcaaTCTTTTACAATCCATaagctctctttgtctccctgtaATCACTCACAGGATGAATTTATTATTTCGTGTCGTATCTTTTAAATTACATTTCTGGCTCCAAGTTATATATTGTAAGTGGCTCttgtgataaggataatcattagTAACTATCTAGATGTAACTAAATGGCATGACTGTTCTATACAActagaattaatatatattttttttttctttttcttttttttctttttttctttttctttttctctttttttctttttttcttttttttctttttttttcttttttttttctctctttttcttctttttcaaatcACGTACTTAAGattccgattattattattttcatgttgatTAATTACTGCTTATCATTATTCTCTGTTGTTATTTTGAATACCTATCACATACTATTAGCatctgttattcttatcattatttgtttcgaTAACTTACTATTTAAGATTGTTAtgcgttattcttattttctgttatttcaaTCACTTATTACCTTTCATTACtatgtattactactattatagatTATTTCGATAATAGATTACATATCATtagcatctattattattattcttaatgattttgataacccattccttatcatcattatattttattagtatCGTTAATAATTTCCACTGATtatcatttatcgttattatctaatattactattactgatgatgTCGATTACTAAtcacatattatttattatttgttattaatctCTGTGTTAATTTCCATCGTTTATCACTTTTCATTGCCatctattaatattatgtttTCCTCTCGTCCacacttatttctctctgttttatctttctgtcgTTATCCCTCTCCGTGTCTGACTGACAATCCTACTTTTAAAAGAAAGGTTTGAGGTTTTTCATTCGGTCTTCTCGGTCTGTACAATTTTTGGTCTCCTCTTTCATGGCCCACTTTTGGTATATTCAAATCATCATGTTCTCCCCCCTTCAGCCTTGCGTAATGAAGTCTCTCAGGCAAACTCGCCCACCAAAGTTTGGGAAATtggatatttttatataaatttcctCCCTGACGGGTCTCGCTGACTCCTTCAGGAATCTGTTTCcagtctccttccttcctctctcacgctGGCGGCGTTCTTGTTTGGTCGAGAGTTCTtgcatgctgagagagagagcgaggcactAGCACCCTATAATGTAGCCCTTTCCTGTTTTCATTATTCAGATATAAAGTAGACATACTTGGCTTAATCACTGGTAGGTCTCCGTGGTAAGTTTAGTACAGTAGGTTGTCTTCTGTAATCGTAATAGGGTCTTCATGAAAATAATCTCTTGGACAGTTTGCCAATTTTGGTCCttatttgtttcgttgttgttgttggtggtggggggggggcgttggcgttgttgtttttgctgttgttattgttattgttttcttggtttgtttagattctcccccctccccgaccacACTCTTCTAGGGGGGTTGATAATTCGATGTTTTAATATAATGTGATCGCATTCTACAGGGGCATTCATTGTTTCCATTAACCGCTAGCTCTGCGGCTAAACACCGGCTGCCGTTAGCTTCACCGTTGCAAATATGACGTTAAAGACGTACATGCAAAGTAGACTGTGTGAGGCTGGTTAAGACACTGAAATCTTCATGTTGTAAAATCACGTGGCACTGAATTaaattaagcacacacacacacacaagcacacacacacacacacacacacacacacacacacacacacacacacacacacacacacacacacacacacacacacagacacacacacagacacacaaacacacacacacacacacacacacacacacacacacacacacacacacacagacacacacacacacacacacacacagacacacacacacacacacacagacacacacacacagacacacacacacagacacacacacacacacacgcacatacatatatattttattttcatcatcttaatCTCCTTTATtacttaatattattttatctttcttttttctctgaacTCTGACGTAACGGTGTCTAATCCATGTATTTCAACAGCACagagtaaaataaatagataaaaacaggaaaaataacagaacacacgaaaaaaaaaaaaaaatcagtaataaaaCAAGAACCGAGaactgaagataataacaataataacaacaacaacaacaacaaaacaacaacaataattataataacaataataataataataataataataataacaataatagtgataataataatgatatacacaaaGGCTGAGAATACCAACAAAAAGTGTCTTCCTCATGACGCTCATCATAATCTCAAGAAGTCTGAAGAAATTGCTGAGAAACTTATTAGTGGCTTTTCTCGTCGTTCTTGCCCTGCGACTGACGGTGAGTGAGAGTttagtcttctttctctctctctctctctctctctctctctctctctctctctctctctctctctctctctctctctctctctctctctcgctctctctctctctgtctctctctctctctctctctctctctctctctctctctctctctctctctctctctctctctctctctctctctctctctctctctctctctctctctctctttctttcttccatttttatatttttcttttttttttacttttttttctttctttccctgttatatttttttctctttttttactttttttctttcacttttttgttttgtttttgtttttttatttaactttttcttttatttttttatctttattccgaTTCGTTTCTtgtgcttttcctttctctgtttgtctgtctgtctgtctgtttttctacctatctctctctctctctccttctctttctctctctccatttctctctctctctctccctctctctctctctctctctctctctctctttctctctctctctctctctctctctctctctctctctctctctctctctctctctccttctctctctctctctctctctctctctctctctctctctctctctctctctctctctctctccttctctctctctctctctctctctctctctctctctctctctctctctctctctctctctctctctctctctctctctctctccatctctctttctctctttctctctttctctctctctctctccatctctctttctctctctctccttctctctctcactctctatctctctctgtatctctctctctctttctctctctctctctctctctctctctctctctctctctctctctctctctcatctatctgtctatctgtctcctttctctttctctctctccttctcgctctctctccttctcgctctctctccttctctttctctctcattctctctctctctcattctctctctctctctctctctctctctctctctctctctctctctctctctctctctctctctctctctctctctctctctccctctccctctctctcttgtgtgtatatatgtgtatcatatcagtgaacatcccacacccacatttctctctctctctccctctctctctctctctctctctctctctctctctctctctctctctctctctctctctctctctctctctctctctctctctcgccgtgtgtatgtgtgtgtctgcttgtttgtgtgcgtatttaaatttgtctgtctatatccctttctctttttccacttctgCGAATTATCTGAATTAATTTTCCACATTCACTCGGTAATTGTTCTGTGAAGCTGTTTATTTCttactctttatttgtttatttgtcctttcccctttctaaaTAATAACAGgttattacagtatatatatctgcaaagttattaattctttttttttattagccaAATGAAATAACAGGGAGGCAGTATATAAAATGCGTTATCTAAAAATTCTTATATTAGCTAAATACAGTATGTCTATTCGAACAGTTATTTATCTCTGTAGCTTTCATATTTGTTATCTCTTTTATTCCTAGTAAAATGAACCGAAAGACATTACAGGGaggcagtatataaatatattatag
The genomic region above belongs to Penaeus chinensis breed Huanghai No. 1 chromosome 20, ASM1920278v2, whole genome shotgun sequence and contains:
- the LOC125035768 gene encoding carbohydrate sulfotransferase 13-like; translation: MTLIAPQVQRLPHQRRPEGAASRTAPATEESRVEVFRRKPMGGRWASEMEDVPLESVDLEEVGLRLEKRRSEIRRRCETSLSPAELTEAPNSREFLINRDYGLVWCNAFKAASSTGLYNFLLMAGISQKVIKESRMSPVEVAPNQAYPRPSVEELGSVVASANATAFLVVREPFQRLLSAFRDKIESNHQTYYR